A stretch of the Diorhabda sublineata isolate icDioSubl1.1 chromosome 11, icDioSubl1.1, whole genome shotgun sequence genome encodes the following:
- the LOC130450371 gene encoding serine hydroxymethyltransferase isoform X1, with the protein MKCFLKTFFQPQVQKVLKYQLSRTFSSTNKMSDISKILNANLWDSDPELWDLIKKEKKRQVTGLEMIASENFTTMPVLQCLSSCLHNKYSEGLPGQRYYGGNEYIDEIEILAQKRSLEAYKLDPEKWGVNVQPYSGSPANFAVYTGVVEPHGRIMGLDLPDGGHLTHGFFTGNKKISATSIFFESMPYKVDPETGLIDYNKLLECARLFRPKVIVAGVSCHSRALDYKKFREICDEVGAYLFSDMAHISGLVAAGVTPSPFEYSDIVSTTTHKSLRGPRAGVIFFRKGVKSVNAKGEKIMYDFESKINQAVFPGLQGGPHNHAIAAIATSMKQASTPEFVTYAKQIVTNAKRLSDGLQSKGYKIVTGGTDLHLLLVDLRSVGLTGAKAELILEEINIACNKNTVPGDKSALNPSGIRLGTPALTTRNLKEKDIDVVVDFLDRGLKLAKEISNISGPKLADFKKVLHDNPDIQNKIAKLKDEVTKYSEQFPLPGYSEY; encoded by the exons ATGAAGTGcttcttaaaaacattttttcaaccaCAGGttcaaaaagtattaaaatatcaGTTAAGCAGAACTTTTAGTAGTACGAATAAGATGAGTGATATTAGTAAAATTTTAAATGCGAATCTATGGGATTCCGATCCTGAATTATgggatttaataaaaaaagaaaaaaagcgTCAGGTAACCGGTTTAGAAATGATTGCTTCTGAAAACTTCACTACCATGCCTGTGTTACAATGTCTTAGTTCCTGTCTTCATAATAAGTATTCAGAGGGACTACCAGGACAAAG ATACTATGGGGGTAATGAATATATCGATGAAATTGAAATCCTGGCTCAGAAACGATCTTTAGAAGCTTATAAACTAGATCCTGAAAAATGGGGGGTTAATGTTCAACCATATTCAGGATCACCTGCCAATTTTGCAGTATATACag gtGTCGTGGAACCTCATGGAAGAATTATGGGATTAGATTTACCAGATGGTGGTCACTTGACTCACGGTTTTTTTactggtaataaaaaaatatctgcaacttcaatttttttcgaatcgATGCCTTATAAG GTAGACCCAGAGACTGGCTTGATCGACTATAATAAACTTCTAGAATGTGCAAGACTATTTAGACCTAAAGTAATAGTAGCTGGTGTTAGCTGCCATTCGAGGGCCCTTGATTATAAGAAATTCAGAGAAATATGTGATGAAGTAGGagcttatttattttcagatatgGCACATATATCTGGCTTAGTAGCGGCAG gTGTAACTCCTAGTCCATTTGAATACAGTGATATAGTTTCTACAACCACTCATAAAAGTCTTCGTGGACCCAGAGCTGGTGTGATATTTTTCAGAAAGGGAGTGAAATCTGTGAACGCTAAAGGTGAAAAAATCATGTACGattttgaaagtaaaattaaCCAAGCAGTATTTCCTGGATTACAAG GTGGTCCCCACAATCATGCCATTGCCGCTATTGCCACATCAATGAAACAAGCCAGTACACCGGAATTCGTTACTTACGCCAAACAAATTGTAACAAACGCCAAACGATTAAGCGACGGTTTGCAATCCAAAGGATACAAAATAGTAACCGGTGGTACGGATTTACATTTGTTGTTGGTTGATCTTAGGTCCGTGGGATTGACAGGAGCTAAAGCTGAATTAATTTTGGAAGAAATCAACATTGCTTGTAATAAAAATACGGTTCCTGGTGATAAAAGTGCTTTGAATCCATCAGGAATTAGATTAG gtaCTCCGGCTTTGACGACTcgaaatttgaaagaaaaagatatCGATGTGGTAGTCGATTTTCTAGATCGTGGATTAAAATTAGCGAAAGAAATTAGCAACATATCGGGACCTAAACTCGCCGATTTTAAAAAAGTCTTACACGACAATCcagatattcaaaataaaatagcGAAACTTAAAGATGAAGTTACTAAATACAGTGAACAATTTCCTCTACCGGGTTATTCAGAATattga
- the LOC130450371 gene encoding serine hydroxymethyltransferase isoform X2, with translation MSDISKILNANLWDSDPELWDLIKKEKKRQVTGLEMIASENFTTMPVLQCLSSCLHNKYSEGLPGQRYYGGNEYIDEIEILAQKRSLEAYKLDPEKWGVNVQPYSGSPANFAVYTGVVEPHGRIMGLDLPDGGHLTHGFFTGNKKISATSIFFESMPYKVDPETGLIDYNKLLECARLFRPKVIVAGVSCHSRALDYKKFREICDEVGAYLFSDMAHISGLVAAGVTPSPFEYSDIVSTTTHKSLRGPRAGVIFFRKGVKSVNAKGEKIMYDFESKINQAVFPGLQGGPHNHAIAAIATSMKQASTPEFVTYAKQIVTNAKRLSDGLQSKGYKIVTGGTDLHLLLVDLRSVGLTGAKAELILEEINIACNKNTVPGDKSALNPSGIRLGTPALTTRNLKEKDIDVVVDFLDRGLKLAKEISNISGPKLADFKKVLHDNPDIQNKIAKLKDEVTKYSEQFPLPGYSEY, from the exons ATGAGTGATATTAGTAAAATTTTAAATGCGAATCTATGGGATTCCGATCCTGAATTATgggatttaataaaaaaagaaaaaaagcgTCAGGTAACCGGTTTAGAAATGATTGCTTCTGAAAACTTCACTACCATGCCTGTGTTACAATGTCTTAGTTCCTGTCTTCATAATAAGTATTCAGAGGGACTACCAGGACAAAG ATACTATGGGGGTAATGAATATATCGATGAAATTGAAATCCTGGCTCAGAAACGATCTTTAGAAGCTTATAAACTAGATCCTGAAAAATGGGGGGTTAATGTTCAACCATATTCAGGATCACCTGCCAATTTTGCAGTATATACag gtGTCGTGGAACCTCATGGAAGAATTATGGGATTAGATTTACCAGATGGTGGTCACTTGACTCACGGTTTTTTTactggtaataaaaaaatatctgcaacttcaatttttttcgaatcgATGCCTTATAAG GTAGACCCAGAGACTGGCTTGATCGACTATAATAAACTTCTAGAATGTGCAAGACTATTTAGACCTAAAGTAATAGTAGCTGGTGTTAGCTGCCATTCGAGGGCCCTTGATTATAAGAAATTCAGAGAAATATGTGATGAAGTAGGagcttatttattttcagatatgGCACATATATCTGGCTTAGTAGCGGCAG gTGTAACTCCTAGTCCATTTGAATACAGTGATATAGTTTCTACAACCACTCATAAAAGTCTTCGTGGACCCAGAGCTGGTGTGATATTTTTCAGAAAGGGAGTGAAATCTGTGAACGCTAAAGGTGAAAAAATCATGTACGattttgaaagtaaaattaaCCAAGCAGTATTTCCTGGATTACAAG GTGGTCCCCACAATCATGCCATTGCCGCTATTGCCACATCAATGAAACAAGCCAGTACACCGGAATTCGTTACTTACGCCAAACAAATTGTAACAAACGCCAAACGATTAAGCGACGGTTTGCAATCCAAAGGATACAAAATAGTAACCGGTGGTACGGATTTACATTTGTTGTTGGTTGATCTTAGGTCCGTGGGATTGACAGGAGCTAAAGCTGAATTAATTTTGGAAGAAATCAACATTGCTTGTAATAAAAATACGGTTCCTGGTGATAAAAGTGCTTTGAATCCATCAGGAATTAGATTAG gtaCTCCGGCTTTGACGACTcgaaatttgaaagaaaaagatatCGATGTGGTAGTCGATTTTCTAGATCGTGGATTAAAATTAGCGAAAGAAATTAGCAACATATCGGGACCTAAACTCGCCGATTTTAAAAAAGTCTTACACGACAATCcagatattcaaaataaaatagcGAAACTTAAAGATGAAGTTACTAAATACAGTGAACAATTTCCTCTACCGGGTTATTCAGAATattga